From Paenibacillus polymyxa, the proteins below share one genomic window:
- the purH gene encoding bifunctional phosphoribosylaminoimidazolecarboxamide formyltransferase/IMP cyclohydrolase, whose translation MSIKRALVSVSDKRGIVEFCRELSKWGVEIVSTGGTSSLLSKEGIPVIGISEVTGFPEIMDGRVKTLHPAVHSGLLAVRDNEEHQRQMKELGLDYIDLVVVNLYPFAETIAKPGVTYEDAIENIDIGGPTMLRSAAKNHAFVSVVVDADDYSTVLEEIRKDGDTELNTRKRLAAKVFRHTASYDALISDYLSNVTGDPLPERYTVTYEKIQDLRYGENPHQQAAFYREPLAAKGTLTTAKQLHGKELSYNNINDANAALQIVKEFSEPTVVAVKHMNPCGVGIGGSIYEAYSKAYAADPTSIFGGIVAANRIIDGDTANKLSEIFLEIVLAPGFTKEALEILTKKKNIRLLDLGELSPSEAKSRFVVTSIEGGMVVQQNDVHAVDPDALTVVTERTPSEEELKQLLFSWKVVKHVKSNAIVLAADNMTIGVGAGQMNRVGAAKIAIEQAGDKAKGAVLASDAFFPMGDTLELAVKAGITAVIQPGGSIKDEESIKVANEYGIAMVFTGVRHFKH comes from the coding sequence GTGAGTATTAAAAGAGCGCTCGTCAGCGTATCAGATAAACGGGGAATCGTGGAGTTTTGTCGCGAGTTGTCCAAATGGGGTGTGGAGATCGTTTCGACAGGGGGAACGAGCAGCTTGCTGTCGAAGGAGGGCATTCCTGTCATCGGTATTTCAGAGGTAACGGGATTTCCAGAAATTATGGATGGACGTGTTAAAACACTCCACCCTGCAGTACACAGCGGTTTGCTGGCTGTTCGGGATAATGAAGAGCATCAGCGCCAGATGAAGGAGCTTGGATTGGATTATATCGATCTGGTCGTTGTGAACCTGTATCCTTTTGCGGAAACGATCGCCAAACCCGGTGTAACTTATGAGGACGCGATTGAAAATATCGATATCGGCGGTCCAACGATGCTCCGTTCTGCGGCAAAAAACCATGCTTTTGTCAGTGTAGTGGTCGATGCGGATGACTATAGCACTGTACTGGAGGAAATACGTAAGGATGGCGACACGGAGCTAAATACTCGTAAGCGTTTGGCTGCAAAAGTGTTCCGTCATACGGCGTCATACGACGCTTTGATTTCCGATTACTTGTCGAATGTGACAGGTGATCCTCTGCCTGAGCGTTACACTGTAACCTATGAAAAAATTCAGGATTTGCGTTATGGCGAAAATCCCCATCAACAGGCGGCATTTTATCGTGAGCCTTTGGCGGCCAAGGGTACACTAACAACAGCGAAGCAACTTCACGGTAAAGAGTTGTCTTATAATAATATCAATGATGCGAATGCAGCCCTGCAAATCGTCAAAGAATTCAGCGAGCCGACAGTAGTTGCAGTTAAGCATATGAATCCTTGCGGTGTGGGAATTGGTGGCAGTATTTATGAAGCGTACAGCAAAGCTTACGCAGCAGATCCAACCTCGATTTTTGGCGGTATCGTCGCGGCTAACCGGATTATTGACGGCGATACAGCGAACAAGCTGAGTGAAATCTTTTTGGAAATTGTATTGGCACCGGGCTTCACGAAAGAAGCATTGGAGATTTTAACGAAAAAGAAAAATATCCGTTTGCTTGATCTGGGTGAGCTTTCCCCATCTGAGGCGAAGAGCCGTTTCGTCGTGACTTCCATTGAAGGCGGCATGGTTGTTCAGCAAAATGACGTTCATGCTGTGGACCCGGATGCACTTACGGTTGTAACAGAGCGTACGCCATCCGAGGAGGAACTGAAACAACTTTTGTTTAGCTGGAAAGTGGTTAAACATGTGAAATCCAACGCTATCGTACTGGCGGCAGATAATATGACTATTGGCGTAGGCGCAGGACAAATGAACCGTGTCGGAGCAGCCAAGATTGCGATCGAGCAGGCCGGTGACAAAGCAAAAGGTGCCGTATTGGCATCGGATGCATTTTTCCCGATGGGCGATACGCTGGAGTTGGCAGTTAAAGCAGGCATTACAGCAGTCATTCAGCCGGGCGGTTCCATTAAAGATGAAGAATCTATCAAGGTTGCTAACGAATATGGCATTGCTATGGTCTTTACAGGCGTACGTCATTTCAAGCACTAA
- the purN gene encoding phosphoribosylglycinamide formyltransferase: protein MGNYRIAVFASGEGTNFQALVDAAARGELGGASVELLICDKPAAPAVARAQKAGIACHTFRPKEYPAREDYERELVALLEQKSIDLIVLAGYMRLLSSVMVDAYAGKIINIHPSLLPAFPGKDAVGQALAYGVKVSGVTVHFVDGGMDTGAIIAQRVVEVHDHDTAESLSAAIQSVERQLYPEVVGRLAQGQIQLNGRKVSSLL, encoded by the coding sequence ATGGGCAATTACCGGATTGCTGTTTTTGCATCAGGCGAAGGGACGAACTTTCAGGCTTTGGTGGATGCGGCCGCACGGGGTGAACTGGGCGGCGCCTCGGTAGAACTACTTATCTGTGACAAGCCTGCGGCTCCGGCTGTAGCTAGAGCACAGAAAGCTGGAATTGCCTGTCATACTTTTCGCCCTAAGGAATATCCTGCCCGAGAAGACTATGAGCGTGAATTGGTGGCTTTGCTGGAGCAGAAATCGATTGACCTCATCGTGTTAGCAGGCTATATGCGTTTGCTATCCAGTGTCATGGTTGATGCCTACGCTGGGAAAATCATCAATATTCATCCGTCACTGCTTCCGGCATTTCCAGGAAAAGATGCTGTTGGACAGGCATTGGCCTATGGAGTCAAGGTAAGTGGAGTCACCGTCCATTTTGTGGACGGCGGGATGGACACTGGTGCGATTATTGCCCAACGTGTCGTAGAAGTTCACGATCATGATACAGCGGAATCCTTATCCGCAGCCATTCAATCCGTGGAACGTCAGCTATATCCAGAGGTAGTTGGCAGACTGGCCCAAGGCCAAATCCAATTGAATGGCCGCAAGGTGAGCTCACTTCTCTAA
- the purM gene encoding phosphoribosylformylglycinamidine cyclo-ligase, translating to MSEAYKNAGVDIAAGNEAVERMKKHVKRTFRPEVLTDLGGFGALFGLNKDKYEEPVLVSGTDGVGTKLKLAFAMDRHDTIGIDAVAMCVNDIVVGGAEPLFFLDYLACDKVVPEKIEAIVAGIAEGCHQSGCALVGGETAEMPGMYSEGEYDIAGFTVGIVDKSKIINGSSIAPGDTVIGLASSGVHSNGFSLVRKLLLEQQGYDLHDEIEGLNGKLGDVLLEPTKIYVKSVLALLDKVKVKGMAHITGGGFIENIPRVLPDHVNVDIQYGTWPILPIFQLMQEKGEISNKDMFTTFNMGIGMVIVVEAEHAQTALEVLKEQGEAAYVIGKVTEGSSIVTFTGAEV from the coding sequence ATGTCCGAAGCATACAAAAACGCAGGGGTAGATATCGCTGCTGGTAATGAAGCAGTAGAACGGATGAAAAAGCACGTAAAACGTACCTTCCGTCCGGAAGTGCTCACGGACTTGGGCGGATTCGGTGCGTTGTTCGGCCTGAATAAAGATAAGTATGAAGAGCCTGTACTCGTTTCCGGTACCGATGGTGTCGGCACGAAGCTGAAGCTTGCCTTTGCAATGGATCGTCATGACACCATTGGCATTGATGCAGTTGCGATGTGCGTAAACGATATTGTCGTCGGAGGTGCAGAACCTCTCTTTTTTCTAGATTACCTTGCTTGTGACAAGGTTGTGCCCGAGAAGATTGAAGCTATAGTCGCTGGAATCGCAGAGGGCTGCCATCAGTCAGGGTGTGCGTTGGTCGGCGGCGAAACCGCAGAAATGCCGGGGATGTACAGTGAGGGCGAATATGATATTGCTGGCTTCACGGTAGGGATTGTAGATAAAAGCAAAATCATTAACGGTAGTTCTATTGCTCCTGGAGATACCGTAATCGGGCTGGCTTCCAGCGGTGTTCACAGTAATGGCTTTTCACTGGTTCGCAAGCTGTTATTGGAACAGCAAGGCTATGATTTGCATGATGAAATTGAAGGCTTGAATGGCAAACTGGGCGATGTACTGCTGGAGCCAACGAAAATTTATGTGAAATCTGTGTTGGCATTGCTGGACAAGGTAAAAGTAAAAGGTATGGCGCATATCACGGGTGGCGGTTTTATTGAAAATATCCCTAGAGTATTACCGGATCACGTCAATGTAGATATACAGTATGGCACATGGCCAATTCTGCCGATCTTCCAGCTCATGCAGGAAAAGGGAGAAATCTCTAACAAAGACATGTTCACGACCTTCAATATGGGGATTGGAATGGTGATCGTTGTTGAGGCAGAGCACGCACAGACTGCATTGGAAGTTCTGAAGGAACAGGGTGAAGCTGCGTATGTGATCGGAAAAGTAACGGAAGGCAGCTCGATCGTGACCTTTACGGGAGCCGAGGTATAA
- the purF gene encoding amidophosphoribosyltransferase, with the protein MSDEITARTLWTGDYYNEGSGKEGLFDKLKEECGVFGVYRHSDAASLAYYGLHALQHRGEESAGICVSSGDEFHYHRGMGLVKEVFNKDLMASLTGDIAIGHVRYSTSGDSKLTNAQPLVFKYRDGDLAVATNGNIVNALQIRHELEQGGSIFQTTSDTEVVAHLIARSSKDLVEAAKDALKRIVGGFAFLIMTNDKLLVASDPNGLRPLTMGRLGDAYLFASESCALETIGAELLRDIEPGELLVLDKNGLHEDRYTEDKQRKALCAMEYIYFARPDSDLNGSNLHAARKRMGSQMALEAFVDADLVTGVPDSSISAAIGYAEQTGIPYELGMIKNKYTGRTFIQPSQELREQGVKMKLSAVRRVVEGKRVIMIDDSIVRGTTSRRIVNMLRDAGALEVHVRITSPPFKNPCFYGIDTPDRRELIASSKTVEEIRQEINADSLYFMSAEGLIAAVGGHNEQDYKGGLCLACFDNDYPTQVDFKGEEKFGCSC; encoded by the coding sequence ATGTCTGATGAAATAACAGCACGGACGTTGTGGACTGGAGATTATTATAATGAAGGCTCAGGTAAAGAGGGGCTGTTTGATAAATTAAAAGAGGAATGCGGCGTATTCGGGGTGTACAGACACTCCGATGCCGCTTCCCTAGCCTATTACGGCTTGCACGCGCTTCAGCATCGTGGTGAAGAAAGTGCAGGGATCTGTGTGAGCAGTGGCGACGAATTCCATTATCATCGTGGAATGGGACTTGTCAAAGAAGTATTTAATAAAGACTTAATGGCTTCGTTGACAGGCGATATTGCCATAGGACATGTGCGCTATTCGACAAGTGGAGACAGTAAGCTGACGAATGCACAGCCTTTGGTGTTCAAGTATCGTGATGGTGATTTGGCGGTAGCGACGAACGGAAATATCGTAAATGCTTTGCAAATTCGGCATGAACTGGAGCAGGGTGGGTCTATTTTTCAAACAACCAGCGATACCGAAGTAGTAGCACATTTGATCGCTCGGTCGTCCAAGGATTTAGTGGAGGCTGCCAAGGATGCATTAAAGCGTATTGTCGGTGGGTTTGCTTTCCTTATTATGACCAATGACAAGCTGCTTGTGGCTTCTGATCCCAACGGCTTGCGTCCATTGACGATGGGCAGATTGGGCGATGCTTATTTGTTTGCATCCGAGTCTTGTGCCTTGGAAACCATTGGTGCAGAACTGTTGCGCGATATCGAGCCAGGTGAACTGCTAGTTCTGGATAAAAACGGACTGCACGAAGACCGTTATACGGAAGATAAGCAGCGTAAAGCGCTGTGTGCGATGGAGTATATTTATTTTGCTCGTCCTGACAGTGACTTGAATGGTTCTAATCTTCATGCAGCACGCAAACGAATGGGCAGCCAGATGGCGCTAGAGGCTTTTGTCGATGCAGATTTGGTTACCGGTGTACCGGATTCCAGCATATCGGCTGCAATTGGTTATGCAGAGCAAACAGGTATTCCCTATGAGCTGGGCATGATTAAAAATAAATACACTGGACGTACCTTTATTCAACCGAGTCAGGAGCTGCGCGAGCAGGGTGTGAAAATGAAGCTGAGCGCCGTACGCCGTGTTGTTGAAGGTAAACGGGTCATTATGATCGACGACTCTATCGTTCGGGGCACCACATCTCGTCGAATCGTAAATATGCTGCGGGATGCGGGCGCGTTGGAAGTACATGTACGAATTACCTCACCGCCTTTCAAAAACCCGTGCTTCTACGGTATCGACACGCCGGACCGTCGGGAACTGATCGCTTCGTCCAAAACCGTGGAGGAAATTCGGCAAGAGATTAACGCCGATTCGCTCTATTTTATGAGCGCCGAGGGATTGATTGCCGCGGTAGGCGGACATAACGAACAGGATTACAAGGGCGGTTTGTGCCTGGCTTGTTTCGATAATGATTATCCGACACAGGTAGATTTTAAAGGCGAAGAAAAGTTCGGGTGTAGTTGTTAA
- the purL gene encoding phosphoribosylformylglycinamidine synthase subunit PurL, with product MAQQVSAKEPTAEQVAEHKLYQQMGVSDSEYALICEFMGRQPNYTEIGVFSVMWSEHCAYKNSKPLLRRFPTSGPRVLMGPGEGAGIVDIGDNQAVVFKIESHNHPSAVEPFQGAATGVGGIIRDIFSMGARPVAVLNSLRFGKLESDRVKYLFEHVVSGIAGYGNCIGIPTVGGEVVFDESYEGNPLVNAMCVGLIDHDKIQRGVAKGVGNPVFYVGPPTGRDGIHGATFASVELTEESEANRTAVQVGDPFMEKLVMESCLELIDSGIVLGIQDMGAAGLTCSSAEMASKAGNGLELYLDQVPQREEGMTPYEMMLSESQERMLFVVEPKDEAQALEIFERWGVICAKVGKVTDDGRLRLFHHGEVVGDMPVTALVDECPIYDKPSEVPAYYEQNAAIDTLRYAEVTDLNGALKKVLSSPSLASKKWVYEQYDYMVRTSTAVRPGSDAAVVTVRGTRKGLAMTTDCNGRYVYLDPEVGGRIAVSEAARNIVCSGGEPLAITDNLNFGNPEKPDIFWQMEKAVDGMAEACRVLDTPVIGGNVSLYNENAKGAIYPTPVVGMVGLVHDTDHITTQGFKAEGDVIFLVGETKAELGGSEFQAIVHGVSEGRPPELDLNVEKKLLTAVLGAIQAGLVQSAHDLAEGGLAVALAESGISGGLGAQVNVETSLRPDHALFSESQSRILLSASPDKASALEAHLRGLEVPVTVLGKVEGSQLTVEVNGQPALNEAVASLKQIWEDVIPCLMK from the coding sequence ATGGCGCAGCAAGTGTCCGCTAAGGAACCGACGGCAGAACAGGTTGCCGAACATAAACTGTATCAGCAGATGGGTGTGTCGGACAGTGAATATGCGCTGATCTGCGAATTCATGGGGCGTCAGCCGAATTATACGGAGATTGGCGTGTTCAGTGTTATGTGGTCAGAGCATTGTGCTTACAAAAACTCCAAGCCGTTGTTGAGACGTTTCCCGACGAGCGGTCCGCGAGTGCTGATGGGACCGGGTGAAGGAGCAGGGATTGTAGATATTGGAGACAACCAAGCGGTTGTATTTAAAATCGAAAGTCATAACCATCCATCCGCTGTAGAACCTTTTCAAGGGGCAGCGACTGGGGTAGGCGGCATCATCCGTGATATTTTCTCCATGGGCGCAAGACCTGTAGCTGTGTTGAACTCTTTGCGTTTTGGCAAGCTGGAGAGCGACCGTGTGAAATATTTGTTCGAGCATGTGGTATCCGGTATTGCGGGCTATGGAAACTGTATCGGTATTCCAACCGTAGGCGGCGAGGTTGTATTTGATGAAAGCTATGAGGGCAATCCGCTCGTCAATGCCATGTGTGTCGGACTGATTGACCATGATAAAATTCAGCGCGGTGTGGCAAAAGGGGTCGGTAACCCGGTGTTTTATGTGGGACCTCCAACAGGTCGTGACGGGATTCATGGAGCTACCTTCGCATCTGTTGAGCTGACAGAGGAATCCGAAGCGAATCGGACTGCGGTTCAAGTAGGCGATCCATTTATGGAGAAGCTGGTTATGGAATCATGTCTGGAACTGATCGACAGCGGTATTGTACTGGGTATTCAGGATATGGGCGCAGCGGGACTTACCTGCTCCAGTGCTGAAATGGCAAGTAAGGCGGGCAACGGTCTTGAGCTGTATCTGGATCAGGTACCGCAGCGTGAAGAGGGCATGACACCTTATGAAATGATGCTGTCCGAATCACAGGAGCGTATGCTGTTCGTGGTTGAGCCAAAGGATGAAGCACAGGCGCTTGAAATTTTCGAGCGTTGGGGCGTCATTTGTGCCAAGGTCGGTAAAGTGACGGATGACGGTCGTTTGCGTTTGTTCCATCACGGTGAAGTGGTGGGTGATATGCCAGTGACGGCGCTGGTTGACGAGTGTCCGATCTATGACAAACCTTCCGAAGTCCCTGCTTATTATGAGCAAAATGCTGCGATTGACACACTTCGGTATGCAGAAGTAACGGACTTGAACGGCGCGCTGAAAAAGGTGCTATCTTCACCAAGTCTAGCTAGCAAGAAATGGGTATACGAGCAATATGATTACATGGTTCGCACCAGTACGGCCGTTCGTCCGGGCTCGGATGCAGCTGTAGTGACCGTACGCGGCACCCGCAAGGGACTTGCGATGACTACAGATTGTAACGGACGTTATGTATACCTGGATCCAGAGGTAGGCGGACGAATTGCAGTCAGCGAAGCAGCTCGTAATATTGTATGCTCCGGCGGAGAGCCTTTGGCGATTACGGACAACCTAAACTTCGGTAACCCTGAAAAGCCGGATATTTTCTGGCAAATGGAAAAGGCCGTTGACGGTATGGCAGAAGCATGCCGTGTGCTGGATACTCCTGTCATCGGAGGAAATGTCAGCTTGTACAACGAGAATGCCAAAGGTGCAATTTATCCAACGCCTGTAGTCGGCATGGTAGGTCTCGTACATGATACAGATCATATTACGACACAAGGCTTCAAGGCCGAAGGCGACGTCATTTTCCTAGTGGGAGAGACGAAGGCTGAGCTAGGAGGCAGTGAGTTCCAGGCTATCGTGCACGGTGTATCCGAAGGACGTCCGCCTGAGCTCGATTTGAATGTAGAGAAAAAACTGCTGACTGCGGTACTAGGAGCGATTCAGGCCGGATTGGTACAATCCGCACATGATCTGGCAGAGGGCGGTTTGGCTGTAGCACTTGCCGAATCTGGAATTAGCGGCGGATTGGGAGCGCAGGTTAACGTAGAAACGTCTTTGCGCCCTGACCATGCTTTATTCAGCGAAAGTCAATCCCGCATTTTGTTATCTGCATCACCGGATAAAGCGTCTGCTCTGGAAGCACATCTGCGTGGACTGGAAGTACCAGTTACCGTATTGGGAAAAGTTGAAGGATCACAATTGACAGTTGAGGTGAACGGACAACCCGCTTTGAACGAGGCAGTCGCCAGTTTGAAGCAAATCTGGGAGGATGTCATTCCATGTCTGATGAAATAA
- the purQ gene encoding phosphoribosylformylglycinamidine synthase subunit PurQ, whose amino-acid sequence MKFAVLVFPGSNCDIDCYKAIEDTVGEPVDYVWHTATDLSPYDCILVPGGFSYGDYLRCGAISRFAPVMKEVAKAAAEGKYILGICNGFQILTEAGLLPGALRRNLSMKFLCRDTVLQVANNQTPFTRDYAAGEEIIIPIAHGEGNYYCDDETLARLQANNQIVFTYKDNPNGSMTDIAGICNEQGNVLGMMPHPERAVDALLGTDDGKRMFTSILNAWRDRHGAASVR is encoded by the coding sequence ATGAAATTTGCAGTTCTGGTTTTTCCGGGCTCCAACTGTGATATTGACTGCTATAAGGCGATAGAGGACACGGTCGGTGAACCTGTCGATTATGTTTGGCATACGGCAACGGATCTGTCACCTTACGATTGTATTCTTGTTCCAGGAGGCTTCTCCTACGGGGATTATCTGCGGTGTGGTGCGATTTCCCGGTTTGCTCCAGTGATGAAGGAAGTAGCCAAAGCGGCTGCCGAGGGCAAATATATTTTGGGGATTTGCAACGGTTTTCAAATTTTGACCGAAGCCGGGCTGTTGCCAGGAGCTTTGCGCCGTAATCTGTCGATGAAATTCCTTTGCCGTGATACGGTGTTGCAGGTTGCGAATAACCAAACGCCTTTTACAAGAGATTATGCTGCTGGTGAAGAGATCATTATTCCGATCGCACATGGTGAAGGCAACTATTACTGTGATGATGAGACGCTGGCTCGTTTGCAGGCGAACAATCAGATCGTATTTACGTATAAAGATAATCCCAATGGTTCCATGACGGATATTGCGGGGATTTGTAATGAACAAGGTAACGTGCTGGGCATGATGCCCCATCCGGAACGTGCGGTGGATGCATTGCTTGGCACGGATGACGGCAAACGTATGTTTACATCTATTTTGAATGCTTGGAGGGATCGTCATGGCGCAGCAAGTGTCCGCTAA
- the purS gene encoding phosphoribosylformylglycinamidine synthase subunit PurS, whose translation MMKATVYVTIKQSVLDPQGVAVQGALHSMGFGEVDSVRIGKYMELNLDTTDRESAEKRIIEMCEKLLANTVIEDYRYELEG comes from the coding sequence ATGATGAAAGCAACAGTCTATGTCACGATAAAGCAAAGCGTTTTGGACCCGCAGGGGGTCGCGGTGCAAGGCGCACTGCATTCTATGGGTTTCGGAGAAGTGGACAGCGTCAGAATTGGTAAGTATATGGAACTGAATCTGGATACAACAGACCGCGAGAGTGCAGAGAAACGCATCATCGAGATGTGTGAAAAGCTGTTGGCCAACACGGTCATTGAAGACTACCGCTACGAACTGGAGGGCTGA
- a CDS encoding phosphoribosylaminoimidazolesuccinocarboxamide synthase: MSLSTAEGLIHAPLLYKGKVRELYDLGEHFLIVVTDRISAFDYVLEPPVPEKGNVLNKLSTFWFEQTKDLLENHVVHTDVNKLGHVIDEQNKELLKDRIMVTLKAERIDIECVVRGYITGGGWRQYEQTGEVNGIPLPKGLRKNERFPKPLFTPAAKNDVGHDEDISLHQMKELVGAQLTGELEEKSLALYEFARAFCEKRGIILADCKFEFGLVDGKVILIDEIFTPDSSRFWAQEKYELDVEIDSMDKEPVRSYLASSGWDKNSKPDPLPAEVVEETTARYTDIWRRLTAQ, from the coding sequence ATGTCATTGTCTACCGCCGAAGGTCTGATTCATGCGCCGCTTTTGTACAAAGGCAAAGTGCGTGAGTTGTATGATCTCGGAGAACATTTTCTGATTGTCGTGACGGATCGGATTTCAGCTTTTGATTATGTGTTGGAGCCGCCTGTACCGGAAAAGGGGAATGTTCTGAACAAGCTCAGTACTTTCTGGTTCGAGCAGACGAAAGACCTGCTGGAAAACCATGTCGTGCATACCGATGTAAACAAGCTCGGACATGTCATCGACGAACAGAATAAAGAGCTGCTTAAGGATCGGATCATGGTCACGCTGAAGGCTGAACGCATCGACATCGAGTGTGTGGTGCGCGGATATATTACCGGAGGCGGCTGGCGTCAATATGAACAGACCGGTGAGGTAAACGGTATTCCATTGCCTAAGGGGCTACGTAAGAATGAACGCTTTCCCAAGCCCTTATTTACACCGGCTGCCAAAAACGACGTCGGTCACGACGAGGACATTTCCCTTCACCAAATGAAGGAACTGGTCGGGGCCCAGCTAACAGGTGAACTTGAGGAAAAAAGCTTGGCATTGTACGAATTTGCGCGTGCTTTCTGCGAAAAGCGAGGAATCATTTTAGCGGATTGCAAGTTTGAGTTTGGTCTTGTTGATGGCAAAGTGATTTTGATTGATGAAATTTTCACCCCGGATTCATCCCGTTTTTGGGCGCAGGAAAAGTATGAACTAGATGTTGAGATTGACAGCATGGACAAGGAGCCGGTACGAAGCTATTTGGCATCCTCCGGTTGGGACAAGAATAGCAAGCCCGATCCGTTGCCTGCTGAGGTCGTAGAAGAAACAACTGCAAGATATACGGATATTTGGCGGCGTCTGACGGCACAGTAA
- the purB gene encoding adenylosuccinate lyase produces the protein MIERYSRPEMRAIWTEENKFKAWLEVELCACEAWAELGVIPKEDTVALRKNASFDIERIYEIEQETRHDVIAFTRTVSESLGDERKWVHYGLTSTDVVDTALGYLLKQANEILERDILNFIEILKEKALAYKHTPMMGRTHGVHAEPTTFGLKMALWYEEMKRNLERFRYAADQVQYGKMSGAVGTYANIDPAVEEFVCRKLGTKPAPISTQTLQRDRHAEYMATLALIATSLDKFATEVRALQKSEFREVEEAFAKGQKGSSAMPHKRNPIGSENISGLARVIRGHMVSAYENVTLWHERDISHSSVERIILPDATMLLNYMLNRFGNIVKNLTVFPENMKRNMARTYGVPFSGRIMTKLIDKGFSREKAYDTVQPRAMQAWEEQRQFREIVEATPEITAVLSPDEIEDAFNPAWHLKNVDTIFKKLGLGE, from the coding sequence ATGATCGAACGCTATAGCAGACCGGAAATGAGAGCGATTTGGACGGAAGAAAATAAATTTAAAGCTTGGCTGGAAGTAGAACTGTGTGCCTGTGAAGCATGGGCTGAGTTAGGGGTTATCCCAAAAGAAGATACCGTGGCTCTGCGTAAAAATGCAAGCTTTGATATTGAACGGATCTATGAAATTGAGCAGGAGACAAGACATGATGTCATTGCTTTTACCCGCACGGTATCCGAAAGTCTTGGCGACGAGCGCAAATGGGTACATTATGGCCTAACCTCTACAGACGTGGTTGATACGGCTCTGGGCTATCTGTTAAAGCAGGCGAATGAAATTCTGGAACGAGATATTCTGAATTTTATTGAAATTTTGAAGGAAAAAGCATTGGCTTACAAGCACACACCGATGATGGGACGTACACATGGAGTGCATGCTGAGCCGACCACATTTGGACTGAAAATGGCCTTGTGGTACGAGGAAATGAAGCGCAATCTGGAACGTTTCCGCTATGCTGCTGACCAAGTACAATACGGTAAAATGTCCGGTGCGGTCGGAACATACGCCAACATCGACCCGGCTGTGGAAGAATTCGTATGCCGCAAGCTCGGCACCAAGCCTGCCCCGATTTCTACACAAACGCTCCAGCGCGACCGTCATGCTGAATACATGGCCACGTTGGCGTTGATCGCCACATCGTTGGACAAGTTTGCTACAGAAGTCCGTGCATTGCAAAAGAGTGAATTCCGTGAGGTGGAAGAAGCTTTTGCCAAAGGTCAAAAAGGATCTTCCGCGATGCCACATAAACGCAATCCGATCGGAAGTGAAAACATCTCCGGTCTGGCACGTGTGATTCGTGGGCATATGGTATCGGCGTATGAGAACGTAACGTTGTGGCATGAACGCGACATTTCGCATTCTTCTGTAGAACGTATCATTCTGCCAGATGCAACGATGCTGTTGAACTATATGCTGAACCGTTTTGGCAATATCGTGAAAAATCTGACGGTCTTCCCTGAAAATATGAAGCGCAATATGGCGCGTACGTATGGTGTACCATTCTCCGGCCGCATTATGACGAAGCTGATCGACAAGGGCTTTAGTCGTGAAAAAGCTTACGATACCGTACAACCGCGTGCGATGCAGGCATGGGAAGAGCAACGCCAGTTCCGCGAAATTGTCGAGGCGACTCCGGAAATTACTGCCGTGCTCAGTCCGGATGAAATCGAGGATGCGTTCAACCCGGCTTGGCATTTGAAGAACGTGGATACGATCTTTAAAAAGTTGGGATTAGGGGAGTAG